From Deltaproteobacteria bacterium, a single genomic window includes:
- a CDS encoding 2-oxoglutarate ferredoxin oxidoreductase subunit beta gives MQYKSSELTSKYLRSRKIPSTACTGCGLGINHKIVVQAIAELGLEVADIVWGTSIGCAGRQTFATWKGDGFAGTHGRVYAIARGLRIALPPEKKIILTVGDGDAFAIGLNHLIHAARSNTDMTVIVNDNLGYQSTGGQYGWTTPQGSKTDSSPYGMFEQNLMSSGMDVMKILKGAGATFLARHVPMDGAWAVASVKKGIQNRGFSLIHMPFPCPTNFASRELGSRDPVNIYRWFKEHAAPLGQEKESTIWATGIWHDASNTRPEFSQLVHETVEKIRRTGSI, from the coding sequence ATGCAATACAAATCGAGTGAACTTACATCCAAGTATTTACGTTCCCGTAAGATTCCCAGTACGGCCTGCACCGGCTGCGGACTGGGCATCAACCATAAGATCGTAGTGCAGGCCATTGCCGAACTCGGGCTTGAAGTGGCTGATATTGTTTGGGGCACATCAATAGGCTGTGCCGGCCGGCAGACATTCGCCACCTGGAAAGGCGATGGATTCGCGGGCACCCATGGCCGGGTCTACGCCATTGCCAGGGGGCTCCGCATCGCTCTGCCACCGGAGAAAAAAATCATTTTAACAGTGGGCGACGGAGACGCCTTTGCTATCGGCTTAAATCACCTCATCCATGCCGCTCGATCGAATACTGATATGACGGTCATTGTCAATGATAACCTCGGGTATCAATCAACCGGCGGACAGTATGGCTGGACCACGCCCCAGGGAAGTAAGACGGACAGCAGTCCCTATGGCATGTTTGAGCAGAACTTAATGAGCAGCGGGATGGACGTTATGAAGATCCTCAAAGGAGCCGGCGCGACCTTTCTCGCCCGCCACGTGCCCATGGATGGAGCATGGGCTGTGGCAAGCGTAAAAAAGGGAATTCAAAATCGAGGGTTCTCTCTCATCCACATGCCTTTTCCCTGCCCCACCAATTTTGCTTCAAGGGAACTCGGGTCCAGGGATCCGGTAAACATCTACCGGTGGTTTAAAGAGCATGCCGCGCCTTTAGGCCAAGAAAAGGAGAGTACCATCTGGGCTACCGGCATATGGCACGATGCCAGTAACACGCGGCCTGAGTTCTCTCAGTTGGTCCATGAGACAGTCGAAAAAATCAGGAGGACGGGAAGCATATGA
- a CDS encoding 2-oxoacid:acceptor oxidoreductase family protein, translating to MKDRIEIVASGFGGQGVVRLGQIIGETAVKQGLHVSMLKSHGTEMRGGYVRSQVVISKNLIDSPMCESPDYFVALSSAAYKRFKDTVPDHSVILYDPAFVDEIDQGLPCSQQALPAKDLSIKNFDNALFANSVVLGFIARLIAELDKDLVLQSLLGIIPKFHEQNKEAFQIGYDYTG from the coding sequence ATGAAAGATAGAATTGAAATAGTGGCCAGCGGGTTTGGCGGACAGGGAGTGGTCAGGCTTGGCCAGATAATCGGAGAAACAGCCGTCAAGCAAGGGCTGCACGTAAGTATGCTCAAAAGCCACGGTACAGAGATGCGCGGCGGATACGTCAGGAGCCAGGTAGTGATATCAAAAAATCTCATTGACAGCCCGATGTGTGAATCTCCGGACTACTTTGTGGCTTTATCCAGCGCGGCCTATAAACGATTTAAAGATACGGTCCCAGATCACAGCGTCATTCTTTATGATCCTGCGTTTGTGGATGAAATAGATCAAGGCCTGCCTTGTTCCCAGCAGGCGCTTCCGGCCAAGGACCTTTCTATTAAAAACTTTGATAATGCGCTTTTTGCCAATTCGGTGGTCCTTGGATTTATCGCCAGGCTTATCGCTGAATTAGACAAAGACCTTGTTCTTCAAAGCCTTTTAGGGATTATCCCAAAATTCCATGAGCAAAATAAAGAAGCCTTTCAGATTGGATATGACTACACGGGTTGA